A single Candoia aspera isolate rCanAsp1 chromosome 9, rCanAsp1.hap2, whole genome shotgun sequence DNA region contains:
- the NLRX1 gene encoding NLR family member X1, whose amino-acid sequence MCFSAEGKTSVMQFKRWLPQVGAQYSRVKPRAPKGRSRGAASLAAQLDVVSGSSPLLERIFHVDRTRCSLASPLRTFTCYQGMLQGAASQPASLRPNQAALKNVATSEAIQRHKKSLADWFRLQPNEERQFGPSFALDAIHINPVIRESSLEEILKPSPDLTIQNQLQASCCHTIGLQNLFDMDPCGQQVRNVVLYGTVGTGKSTLIKKMVMDWCHGRLPRFELLLPFSCEDLSQGNTPLSLRRLITKKYLHLRDVAPLLGSSNLKVLFILNGLDRLNLDFRLARTELCCDPNEPILPSAIVVNLLRKYMMPEASIIVTTRPSAARRIPSKFVGRYVEVCGFSDLNLQKLYFQMRLRQPECIGISGPPTAEQASEQDNLVEMLSRNLERHNQIMAACFLPSYCWLVCTTLHFLYFTKTVPPAQTLTGIYTSFLRLNFSGEVLDSTDPSNISMMKYVAKTVGKLAYEGVMSRQTCFTEKDLRRCFEVEMKTESELNLLNTFRRDVFRFFLTPCVQSGKEHTFVFTIPAMQEYLAALYVVLGEKKTLVQRVGKEVSEVIGKVSEDVALVLSVVSKFLPLRILPLLFNLIKIFPRYFSRFGGKDRDTIARTMAVEMFKEEDYFNDDVLDQINFSILGVEGPMRHPDEASDDEVFELFPIFMGGLLSRRNRAILDQLGCPIKNLAAFEIAKAMKKTVIRNSRKGLPPSELMDYLFFLHEFQNERFTAEAIQSLRTINLSSVKMTPLKCAVLASVVGTTSHNVEELNLASCHLDVGSLRTLFPILRRCKKLHLQLNSLGPEACKEIRNLLLHDKCVVNTLRLADNPLTEQGALYLAEGLAGNSSLKNLSLLHTSLGNQGVKVITQHLAQNQHLQELDVAYNSLTDEAALALVEEAKKHATLETLHLYFNEISEEGKQVLHELRKDPDGIKVLIYLTMGADVSDYWAIILNVVQKNLPIWDRERVQQHLGLLLEDLQCSRRQTVNPWKKVKFMRVEGEVKRMLGHMERGAL is encoded by the exons ATGTGCTTTTCAGCTGAAGGCAAGACGTCCGTCATGCAGTTCAAGCGCTGGCTCCCCCAGGTGGGGGCCCAGTACAGCCGAGTGAAGCCCAGAGCCCCCAAAGGGAGGAGCAGGGGAGCTGCATCGCTGGCGGCGCAGCTGGACGTCGTGTCAG GGAGCAGCCCTCTCCTTGAACGAATATTTCACGTAGACCGGACTCGGTGCTCCTTGGCATCTCCTCTCAG GACCTTCACCTGTTACCAGGGAATGTTACAAGGGGCAGCATCTCAGCCTGCTTCCCTCAGGCCGAACCAGGCAGCGCTGAAGAACGTAGCAACTTCTG AAGCCATCCAAAGACACAAGAAAAGCCTGGCTGATTGGTTTCGCCTGCAGCCCAATGAGGAGAGACAGTTCGGCCCTTCCTTTGCGCTGGATGCTATCCACATCAATCCAGTGATCCGGGAGAGTTCCCTGGAGGAAATCTTGAAACCCTCTCCAGATCTGACGATCCAGAACCAGCTCCAGGCCTCTTGCTGTCATACCATTGGTCTCCAGAACCTTTTCGACATGGATCCCTGTGGACAGCAAGTGAGGAATGTGGTTCTCTATGGGACGGTGGGCACAGGGAAAAGCACCCTCATCAAGAAGATGGTGATGGACTGGTGCCATGGGCGCCTTCCCCGTTTTGAGCTGCTGCTTCCCTTCTCCTGTGAAGACCTTTCCCAGGGCAACACGCCCCTCTCTTTGCGCCGCCTAATTACCAAGAAATACCTCCACCTCCGGGACGTGGCCCCACTGCTTGGCTCCAGCAACCTCAAAGTGCTCTTCATCCTCAACGGCCTTGACCGCCTCAACTTAGACTTCCGCCTGGCCCGCACTGAGCTTTGTTGCGACCCCAATGAGCCCATCTTGCCGTCTGCTATTGTAGTCAACCTGCTCAGAAAGTACATGATGCCTGAG GCAAGCATCATTGTCACTACGCGCCCTTCGGCAGCACGTCGGATCCCCAGCAAGTTTGTGGGACGCTATGTTGAAGTCTGTGGCTTCTCTGACCTCAATCTCCAGAAGCTTTACTTCCAGATGCGCCTACGGCAGCCTGAGTGTATTGGAATCTCTGGTCCCCCCACAGCAGAGCAGGCAAGTGAGCAGGACAACCTTGTGGAGATGCTTTCAAGGAATCTGGAGAGGCACAACCAGATTATGGCTGcctgcttccttccttcttactGCTGGCTGGTGTGCACTACCTTGCACTTCCTTTATTTTACCAAGACAGTACCTCCGGCTCAGACTCTCACGGGGATCTACACCAGCTTCCTACGGCTCAACTTCAGTGGGGAAGTGCTGGATAGCACAGATCCCTCCAACATCTCCATGATGAAGTATGTGGCCAAGACAGTGGGCAAGTTGGCCTATGAGGGGGTGATGTCTCGACAGACTTGCTTTACAGAGAAGGACCTCCGCCGCTGCTTTGAGGTGGAGATGAAGACCGAGAGTGAGCTTAACCTTCTGAACACCTTCCGAAGGGATGTCTTCCGCTTCTTTTTGACCCCCTGTGTGCAGTCAGGCAAGGAGCACACTTTTGTCTTCACCATTCCTGCCATGCAAGAATACTTGGCAGCTCTGTACGTGGTCTTGGGGGAGAAGAAGACCCTGGTGCAACGGGTGGGCAAGGAAGTCTCTGAAGTTATTGGAAAAGTGAGTGAAGATGTGGCTCTGGTGCTCAGTGTAGTTTCCAAATTCTTGCCATTGCGCATCCTGCCACTTCTCTTCAATCTCATCAAGATCTTCCCCCGCTATTTCAGCCGGTTCGGTGGCAAGGACCGTGACACCATCGCCCGCACCATGGCTGTGGAGATGTTCAAAGAGGAGGACTACTTCAACGATGATGTCTTGGACCAGATCAACTTCAGTATTCTTGGGGTGGAAGGCCCCATGCGCCACCCAgatgaagcctctgatgatgaggTCTTTGAACTCTTCCCCATCTTCATGGGTGGGTTGCTGTCACGGCGTAACAGGGCCATCTTGGATCAGCTGGGCTGTCCTATCAAGAACCTGGCTGCTTTCGAGATTGCCAAGGCAATGAAGAAAACGGTCATCCGAAATAGCCGTAAGGGCTTGCCACCATCTGAACTGATGGACTACCTCTTCTTTTTGCACGAGTTCCAAAATGAACGTTTCACAGCTGAGGCTATCCAATCCTTGAGGACCATCAACCTCTCTTCAGTGAAGATGACTCCTCTGAAATGTGCAGTCCTGGCCTCAGTTGTGGGCACCACAAGCCACAATGTGGAGGAGCTAAATCTTGCCTCTTGCCATCTTGACGTTGGCAGCCTGAGGACCCTCTTCCCAATCTTGCGACGATGCAAGAAACTCCA CTTGCAGCTCAACAGTCTGGGGCCAGAGGCGTGCAAGGAGATCCGGAATCTGCTTCTGCACGACAAATGTGTGGTAAACACCTTACG GCTTGCTGACAACCCACTGACAGAGCAGGGGGCCCTCTACCTTGCTGAAGGCCTGGCAGGCAACAGCTCTTTGAAGAATCTCTCGCTCCTTCACACCTCTCTGGGGAACCAGGGCGTGAAGGTGATCACCCAGCACCTGGCTCAGAACCAGCACCTGCAGGAGCTCGATGTGGCCTACAACTCGTTGACCGATGAAGCTGCACTGGCCCTGGTAGAGGAGGCCAAGAAACACGCGACGCTGGAAACGTTGCA CCTGTACTTCAATGAGATCAGCGAAGAAGGCAAGCAAGTTCTACATGAGTTGCGCAAGGACCCTGATGGCATCAAAGTGCTCATTTACCTGACCATGGGAGCAGACGTGTCCGACTACTGGGCCATCATTCTGAACGTGGTCCAGAAGAACCTGCCCATCTGGGACCGGGAGCGGGTGCAGCAGCACCTGGGGTTGCTGCTGGAAGATCTGCAGTGCAGCCGCCGCCAGACGGTCAACCCCTGGAAGAAAGTCAAGTTCATGAGGGTAGAGGGTGAGGTCAAGAGGATGCTGGGTCACATGGAGCGAGGCGCCCTTTGA
- the NHERF4 gene encoding Na(+)/H(+) exchange regulatory cofactor NHE-RF4 isoform X1, whose amino-acid sequence MKEKKGLRDTTEATMKFEFNPKEGIDNPALSLAEDSEPEQASQLRFCFLKKEGSENLGFWLRQEAGGKSPMVQKVTPGGLAYRRGLRVGDRILEVNGVNIEGMEYLRVIWKIKSSAKQVLLTVLEGNAYEVAKALNRDLDQLLSSYSRPRLCCISKGPNSFGFNTSAPEGVTGIFQLSVLQDGPAHKAGVLHGSWLVELNGVSVKNWTIAQLNQKLKQSSSPMGLLVIGSRSEEAYRQCGVKVTAALADASWVPFQVRKLQMMREEDGYGFLMKEERSSSGKRAQFLREVDAGLPAEKAGMREGDCLLAVNGEIVEDLDHQEVVSRIRADHQRVTLLVIDSEGSKFYDKVGVSPLVFYDDEDSPSSFLTTHGSTSPSILQEKWCPALTPYHCQISSNAAPPGQPDPTPWTFTREDHDGFSQAF is encoded by the exons ATGAAGGAGAAAAAGG GGCTCCGGGACACCACAGAGGCAACCAT GAAATTTGAATTTAACCCAAAAGAAGGAATCGATAATCCCGCTTTATCCCTGGCAGAGGATTCTG AACCAGAACAGGCTTCCCAGCTACGCTTCTGCTTCCTGAAGAAAGAAGGTAGTGAGAACTTGGGATTCTGGCTGCGCCAGGAGGCTGGAGGGAAGAGCCCCATGGTTCAGAAGGTGACGCCGGGAGGGCTGGCCTACCGCAGAGGCCTCCGGGTTGGAGACAGGATCCTCGAGGTCAACGGTGTTAATATTGAAGGCATGGAATATCTTCGG GTGATTTGGAAGATCAAGAGCAGCGCGAAGCAAGTCTTGCTCACTGTTCTGGAAGGGAACGCCTATGAAGTAGCCAAAGCCCTCAACCGGGATCTTGACCAGCTCTTGTCCAGTTACAGCAGGCCGCGCCTGTGCTGCATTTCCAAAGGCCCCAACAGCTTCGGCTTCAACACGTCAGCTCCAGAAG GTGTGACCGGCATATTCCAACTCTCTGTGCTGCAGGATGGGCCAGCTCATAAAGCAGGTGTGCTGCATGGTTCCTGGCTGGTGGAGCTCAACGGCGTCAGTGTTAAGAATTGGACTATTGCACAACTCAACCAAAAG CTCAAACAGAGCAGCAGCCCCATGGGACTCCTGGTGATTGGCAGCCGGTCGGAAGAGGCTTACCGGCAGTGCGGCGTTAAAGTTACAGCTGCTCTGGCTGATGCCTCCTGGGTTCCGTTCCAAGTGAGGAAGCTCCAGATGATGCGAGAGGAAGATGGATATGGATTcttgatgaaagaagaaagatcTAGCTCTGGGAAGAGGG CCCAATTTCTGAGAGAGGTGGATGCTGGGCTACCAGCTGAGAAGGCAGGGATGAGAGAAGGCGACTGCCTCCTGGCCGTGAATGGCGAGATTGTTGAAGACCTCGACCACCAGGAGGTGGTGTCGAGGATCCGTGCTGACCACCAACGAGTGACTCTGTTGGTCATTGACTCAGAAGGAAGCAAGTTCTATGATAAG GTCGGAGTATCTCCTTTAGTTTTCTATGATGATGAAGACTCCCCATCAAGCTTTCTGACCACACATGGTTCTACttctcccagcatccttcagGAAAAATGGTGTCCCGCTTTGACACCTTATCACTGTCAGATCTCTAGCAATGCAGCCCCACCGGGCCAACCTGACCCTACTCCATGGACCTTCACCAGAGAG GACCACGATGGGTTCAGCCAGGCATTCTAG
- the NHERF4 gene encoding Na(+)/H(+) exchange regulatory cofactor NHE-RF4 isoform X2 has product MKFEFNPKEGIDNPALSLAEDSEPEQASQLRFCFLKKEGSENLGFWLRQEAGGKSPMVQKVTPGGLAYRRGLRVGDRILEVNGVNIEGMEYLRVIWKIKSSAKQVLLTVLEGNAYEVAKALNRDLDQLLSSYSRPRLCCISKGPNSFGFNTSAPEGVTGIFQLSVLQDGPAHKAGVLHGSWLVELNGVSVKNWTIAQLNQKLKQSSSPMGLLVIGSRSEEAYRQCGVKVTAALADASWVPFQVRKLQMMREEDGYGFLMKEERSSSGKRAQFLREVDAGLPAEKAGMREGDCLLAVNGEIVEDLDHQEVVSRIRADHQRVTLLVIDSEGSKFYDKVGVSPLVFYDDEDSPSSFLTTHGSTSPSILQEKWCPALTPYHCQISSNAAPPGQPDPTPWTFTREDHDGFSQAF; this is encoded by the exons AT GAAATTTGAATTTAACCCAAAAGAAGGAATCGATAATCCCGCTTTATCCCTGGCAGAGGATTCTG AACCAGAACAGGCTTCCCAGCTACGCTTCTGCTTCCTGAAGAAAGAAGGTAGTGAGAACTTGGGATTCTGGCTGCGCCAGGAGGCTGGAGGGAAGAGCCCCATGGTTCAGAAGGTGACGCCGGGAGGGCTGGCCTACCGCAGAGGCCTCCGGGTTGGAGACAGGATCCTCGAGGTCAACGGTGTTAATATTGAAGGCATGGAATATCTTCGG GTGATTTGGAAGATCAAGAGCAGCGCGAAGCAAGTCTTGCTCACTGTTCTGGAAGGGAACGCCTATGAAGTAGCCAAAGCCCTCAACCGGGATCTTGACCAGCTCTTGTCCAGTTACAGCAGGCCGCGCCTGTGCTGCATTTCCAAAGGCCCCAACAGCTTCGGCTTCAACACGTCAGCTCCAGAAG GTGTGACCGGCATATTCCAACTCTCTGTGCTGCAGGATGGGCCAGCTCATAAAGCAGGTGTGCTGCATGGTTCCTGGCTGGTGGAGCTCAACGGCGTCAGTGTTAAGAATTGGACTATTGCACAACTCAACCAAAAG CTCAAACAGAGCAGCAGCCCCATGGGACTCCTGGTGATTGGCAGCCGGTCGGAAGAGGCTTACCGGCAGTGCGGCGTTAAAGTTACAGCTGCTCTGGCTGATGCCTCCTGGGTTCCGTTCCAAGTGAGGAAGCTCCAGATGATGCGAGAGGAAGATGGATATGGATTcttgatgaaagaagaaagatcTAGCTCTGGGAAGAGGG CCCAATTTCTGAGAGAGGTGGATGCTGGGCTACCAGCTGAGAAGGCAGGGATGAGAGAAGGCGACTGCCTCCTGGCCGTGAATGGCGAGATTGTTGAAGACCTCGACCACCAGGAGGTGGTGTCGAGGATCCGTGCTGACCACCAACGAGTGACTCTGTTGGTCATTGACTCAGAAGGAAGCAAGTTCTATGATAAG GTCGGAGTATCTCCTTTAGTTTTCTATGATGATGAAGACTCCCCATCAAGCTTTCTGACCACACATGGTTCTACttctcccagcatccttcagGAAAAATGGTGTCCCGCTTTGACACCTTATCACTGTCAGATCTCTAGCAATGCAGCCCCACCGGGCCAACCTGACCCTACTCCATGGACCTTCACCAGAGAG GACCACGATGGGTTCAGCCAGGCATTCTAG